In one Heteronotia binoei isolate CCM8104 ecotype False Entrance Well chromosome 1, APGP_CSIRO_Hbin_v1, whole genome shotgun sequence genomic region, the following are encoded:
- the MYCT1 gene encoding myc target protein 1: MAINNSTTSESPWPPNFWNQIIIAFTVSMAIGLLIGGTIWALLTCLSSRRASAHISQWSTSSSSRRCRASHGGASRPGFYRNSSCERRSNLSLASLTFQRQASLDQANSFPRKSSFRASTFHPFLQSPPLPVETDSQLITLVPTSTTTTLTRSTTNSLSRPEFHWSNNSLRVCHSTQTPPPAYDTIIKAFPDS; the protein is encoded by the exons ATGGCTATCAATAACAGCACTACCTCTGAGAGCCCATGGCCACCCAATTTCTGGA ATCAAATAATCATAGCATTTACAGTTTCTATGGCCATTGGACTTTTAATTGGAGGAACAATCTGGGCTTTGTTAACTTGCCTATCTAGTCGTAGAGCTAGTGCACATATTTCCCAGTGGAGCACCTCATCCTCTAGCCGGCGTTGTAGAGCATCCCATGGAGGTGCTAGCAGGCCTGGATTTTATCGGAACAGCAGTTGTGAACGCCGCAGCAACCTCAGTTTGGCCAGCCTTACCTTCCAAAGGCAAGCTTCCTTAGACCAGGCCAACTCATTTCCAAGAAAATCAAGTTTCCGGGCTTCCACATTTCATCCTTTTCTTCAGTCTCCTCCACTTCCTGTAGAAACTGACAGTCAGCTGATTACACTGGTACCCACCAGTACCACCACAACTCTTACTAGGAGCACCACCAACAGCCTAAGTCGTCCTGAATTCCACTGGTCCAATAACAGCCTTCGTGTCTGCCACTCAACACAAACACCACCTCCTGCCTATGACACCATCATAAAGGCTTTTCCAGAttcttga